Proteins encoded together in one Camelina sativa cultivar DH55 chromosome 9, Cs, whole genome shotgun sequence window:
- the LOC104710458 gene encoding BTB/POZ domain-containing protein At3g26490-like, protein MKFMELGFRPDTFYTVEAVRSVSSDLMNDLIIQVKSTKYLLHKFPMLSKCLRLKNLVSSQSSETETSQEQQQVIQLVDFPAETEAFELCAKFCYGITITLCAHNVVAVRCAAEYLGMTEEVELGETENLVQRLDLFLTSCVFRSWRDSFVTLQTTKVLPLWSQDLGITDRCIEAIANGVTLSPGEEFSTQLETGLLRNRSRRRRDESMCNGGVSKGAESLRWWGEDLADLSLDLYRRTMVAIISSNRSISPRLIGNALRIYASKWLPSIEESSADSNLVLESVISLLPAEKSAVPCSFLLRLLKMANVMNVSSSSKMELAIKAGNQLDKATVSELLIPLPNKSGMLYDVDVMRMMVKQFLSQISPEIRPTGTRTEHRRSCSEENINMEEIQEIRRSLSTSSSPPLLCKVAKLVDSYLQEIARDVKLTVSKFVELAESIPDASRICHDELYKAIDVFLKVHQKIEKCERKRLCRILDCKKLSVEASKKAAQNELLPLRVIVQILFFEQARATIATTANNITRNETAVLRRSFTTRREERVEEERDEIKPIGGFQSTPSRFMALCAIPRQPKKMLCKLLSISRSLSQRI, encoded by the exons GTCTGTGTCTTCTGATTTGATGAATGATCTTATAATCCAAGTCAAATCCACCAAATATCTTCTTCACAAG TTTCCGATGTTATCAAAATGCTTGCGTTTGAAGAACTTAGTCTCGTCTCAATCATCAGAAACCGAAACCTCGCAAGAGCAGCAGCAAGTGATTCAACTCGTTGATTTCCCGGCCGAAACAGAAGCTTTTGAGCTCTGTGCTAAGTTCTGTTACGGCATCACAATCACTCTTTGTGCTCACAATGTTGTTGCGGTACGTTGTGCAGCTGAGTATCTCGGTATGACTGAAGAAGTGGAGCTCGGGGAGACTGAGAATCTTGTTCAAAGGCTTGATCTTTTCTTGACTTCTTGTGTCTTCAGAAGTTGGAGAGACTCTTTTGTCACGCTTCAGACCACAAAGGTGTTACCTTTATGGTCTCAAGATCTTGGGATCACAGACAGATGCATCGAGGCGATTGCCAACGGTGTAACTCTATCCCCTGGTGAGGAGTTCTCAACACAACTGGAGACAGGTTTGTTGAGAAACAggtcaaggagaagaagagatgaaagcaTGTGTAATGGTGGAGTAAGTAAGGGGGCAGAGAGTTTGAGGTGGTGGGGAGAAGATTTAGCTGATTTGAGTTTAGATCTTTACCGGAGAACAATGGTAGCGATAATATCATCAAACCGGAGTATATCTCCAAGATTAATCGGGAATGCTCTTAGGATCTATGCATCTAAATGGCTACCGAGTATTGAAGAAAGCTCTGCGGATTCAAATCTTGTTTTGGAATCTGTTATTTCTCTTCTGCCAGCGGAAAAATCTGCAGTTCCTTGTAGTTTCTTGCTTCGGCTACTTAAAATGGCAAATGTTATGAATGTTTCGTCTTCTTCGAAGATGGAACTCGCGATAAAAGCCGGGAATCAACTGGATAAGGCAACTGTTAGCGAGCTGTTGATACCTTTACCGAATAAGTCAGGTATGTTATACGATGTAGATGTTATGAGGATGATGGTGAAGCAGTTTCTGTCTCAGATTAGTCCTGAGATAAGGCCAACAGGGACAAGAACAGAACATAGAAGGTCTTGTTCTGAAGAAAACATCAATATGGAAGAGATACAAGAGATTAGAAGATCTCTGTctacttcatcttctcctccatTGTTGTGTAAAGTAGCAAAGCTTGTTGATTCGTATCTTCAGGAGATTGCTAGAGATGTGAAGTTAACAGTGTCCAAGTTTGTTGAACTGGCTGAATCGATACCTGATGCTTCAAGGATTTGTCATGACGAATTATACAAAGCGATTGATGTCTTTCTTAAG GTTCATCAAAAGATTGAAAAGTGTGAGAGAAAGAGGTTATGCAGAATCTTGGACTGCAAGAAACTATCAGTAGAGGCAAGCAAGAAGGCTGCACAGAACGAGCTGCTTCCGTTGAGAGTGATCGTACAAATCCTCTTTTTCGAGCAAGCACGAGCCACAATTGCTACAACAGCAAACAATATCACCAGGAATGAAACAGCGGTTTTGAGGAGAAGCTTTACaacgagaagagaagaaagagtagaagaagaaagagatgaaatcAAACCAATCGGAGGGTTTCAAAGCACACCTTCTAGGTTTATGGCGCTTTGTGCGATCCCGAGACAACCTAAGAAGATGTTATGCAAGTTGTTGTCCATCAGTAGGAGTTTAAGTCAACGAATTTAA
- the LOC104710457 gene encoding cytosolic sulfotransferase 18-like encodes MESEMTILPSHQEETKTEFEKNQKRYQDLIATFPHVEGWFSKAPLIEYGGYWFIQPVLEGCLYAQNFFQARSIDILVCTYPKSGTTWLKALTFTTANRTRFEDDDSSNPLLKHNPHELVPFIETDFALFPKGDALKEKENTLFATHIPHDLLPKSVAKSGCKIVYIWRDPKDAFISKWAFFEKEKSDVGSLNSLEESFDMFCRGISLFGPYLDHVLGYWKTYQEHPDKVLFLKYETMRADPLPHVKRLAQFMGYGFTAEEEEKGVVEKVVKLCSFETLKNLDVNQADKNREISPSVYYPNSAFFRKGKVGDWQNYLTQEMAARIDGLMQEKFKGSGLLEHGNMTD; translated from the coding sequence ATGGAATCAGAGATGACCATACTACCGAGCCACCAAGAGGAGACCAAGACGGAGTTCGAGAAGAATCAGAAACGGTACCAAGACTTGATCGCCACGTTTCCTCACGTGGAAGGCTGGTTTTCCAAGGCTCCGTTGATCGAGTATGGTGGTTACTGGTTCATACAGCCTGTTCTAGAAGGTTGCCTTTACGCGCAAAACTTCTTCCAAGCACGGTCCATTGACATCCTCGTTTGTACCTATCCAAAGTCAGGTACCACTTGGCTCAAAGCTCTAACCTTCACCACCGCCAATCGAACTCGCTTCGAAGACGACGATTCCTCCAACCCTCTCCTAAAACACAACCCTCACGAGCTTGTTCCTTTCATTGAGACAGATTTCGCTTTGTTCCCTAAAGGTGATGcactcaaagaaaaagaaaacactctGTTTGCGACTCATATCCCGCACGATTTGTTACCCAAATCGGTTGCGAAATCGGGTTgtaaaattgtttacatatggAGAGACCCAAAGGACGCGTTCATCTCCAAGTGGGCTTTCTTTGAAAAGGAAAAGTCAGATGTTGGCTCTCTCAACAGTCTTGAGGAGTCTTTTGATATGTTCTGTCGAGGTATTTCGCTGTTCGGTCCTTATCTAGATCATGTCTTGGGGTATTGGAAAACTTACCAAGAGCATCCAGATAAGGTTTTGTTTCTCAAGTACGAGACGATGAGAGCTGATCCTTTGCCGCATGTGAAAAGACTGGCTCAGTTTATGGGTTATGGATTtacagctgaggaagaggaaaaaggaGTCGTTGAGAAAGTTGTGAAACTTTGCAGTTTCGAGACGCTGAAGAATCTTGATGTCAACCAAGcagacaaaaacagagagatcagTCCTTCGGTTTATTATCCGAATAGCGCGTTTTTCAGGAAAGGAAAGGTTGGAGATTGGCAGAACTACCTGACGCAAGAGATGGCAGCTCGGATCGATGGATTGATGCAAGAAAAATTCAAGGGCTCTGGTCTGCTTGAACATGGTAATATGACCGACTAA